In the Brettanomyces nanus chromosome 1, complete sequence genome, ACAACGAAACCAAAGAAGGATGGGAGAATATTGCGCACTATTTGTTTGTGCCCGCATTCTGCCTTCTTGCAATCACTTTGTTCTGGAGGGATGATATGGACGTGACCGAATGGGCCAAGAGAGAATTACTTTACAGAGTCAGAGAGAAAGCCTCCCAAGAGGGTGATACCGAGGCTTTAGAGGCATTCAAGAAGTATGGAGATAAGCCAGAAAGTTACGAGTTTGATTTGGCTGGCTTTGACAAGAACGACGATGTCATTGTGGAGAGAATCTTGTCAGGTGAGTACGACAAGATGGCCaaattgaaggtgaaaCAGCATCATCAGTGAAGGCAGTAGCAACCGTTAGAACTGgcttttttctttgacttATTCATCTCAAAATATTTATTACTATATACTTAACTCAAGTAACTGAGTATACATGTTGACTTGCGGGCCCTGTTCTTCTATCTGGTGTCAGGATGCATTTAATTCCTCAGCCCTCCTGGTGAATCTCCGATTTTGACGAAGCGCGGCCCAATAGAATTATGCCAGTGACATTTTGGTAGGAGGCAATagcattttcttcttccttagACAACTCTGAAATCGTTTCGTAATTTACTTTTCATTcatatttcttcatcatggCTAATACAGATCCGGTCCCATTTCCAGGCCCTTCGTCGCCTGAGAGATTGAACATTTCACCTACCACTTCGCATACTATTGAACGTAGGAGGAGACGATCTTCTTCGTTGATATCAAAGGTCGAACCGGAGACATTTGAAACTAAGCAAGACcaagatattgaggatAATATGAACGCGAATTGGGTGCATTTTAAAGGTGCTTGGATCATTCATGTTGTCATTATCATGCTATTGAAAGTGTTCTACGATTTGGTGCCAATTTTCAGCAAGGAAATGAGTTGGACGCTTACCAACGTCAGCTATTCCATTTGCTCTTACATAATGTTCCATCAGATAAAAGGTACTCCTTTTGACTATAACAATGGTGCttttgacaatctcaaTATGTGGGAGCAAATTGATAACGGCGATCAATTTACTCCCGTTAAGAAGTTTCTATTGGGAGTGCCAATTGCtctctttttgatttctaCTCACTACTCCAACTATGATCTCACTCTGTTTGTCATTAACCTAGTTGCCTGCTTGTTTGTGGTTATTCCAAAATTGCCTTACAGCCATAGAGTGAGAATAAACATTCCTTATCTCACGGATCAACAGATC is a window encoding:
- a CDS encoding uncharacterized protein (BUSCO:EOG09343PYZ~EggNog:ENOG41), whose protein sequence is MANTDPVPFPGPSSPERLNISPTTSHTIERRRRRSSSLISKVEPETFETKQDQDIEDNMNANWVHFKGAWIIHVVIIMLLKVFYDLVPIFSKEMSWTLTNVSYSICSYIMFHQIKGTPFDYNNGAFDNLNMWEQIDNGDQFTPVKKFLLGVPIALFLISTHYSNYDLTLFVINLVACLFVVIPKLPYSHRVRINIPYLTDQQIIS